A single Populus alba chromosome 7, ASM523922v2, whole genome shotgun sequence DNA region contains:
- the LOC118063114 gene encoding probable pectinesterase 53, which yields MVLKLLLLMVLFVNANSLSMPETLNGFLVHEEDYLKWLKHMGSFKHSLFQKAKNKFKPCLTIEVSKRPRSGAFPTVQKAINSLPVINNCRVVITIGAGTYREKIEIPATMAYITLQGAGADRTIIEWDDTADRMENGRPLGTFDSATFAVNSPYFIAKDITFKNKAPLPPSGALGKQAVALRISADTAAFISCKFIGAQDTLYDHIGRHYFKKCYIEGSVDFIFGNGLSLYEDCHLHAVTNSFGALTAQKRQSFLEETGFSFVSCKVTGSGALFLGRAWGNFSRVVFAYTFMDKIITPRGWYDWGDKSRQMTVFFGQYKCSGPGADFGGRVAWSRELTDQQAKPFISIGFIDGHEWLLNS from the exons ATGGTGTTGAAGCTGCTGTTGTTGATGGTATTGTTTGTAAATGCAAATTCTTTGTCGATGCCAGAAACGCTCAATGGGTTCTTGGTGCATGAAGAGGACTACTTAAAATGGTTAAAACACATGGGTTCTTTCAAGCATTCTCTCTTTCAGAAAGCAAAGAACAAGTTCAAGCCTTGTTTAACCATAGAGGTAAGCAAGAGACCAAGGTCTGGAGCATTTCCCACAGTGCAAAAGGCCATCAATTCATTACCAGTTATTAACAACTGCAGAGTCGTCATCACAATTGGTGCCGGGACTTACAG GGAGAAGATTGAGATTCCAGCTACCATGGCTTACATTACCCTGCAAGGTGCCGGTGCCGACAGGACCATCATTGAGTGGGATGACACAGCCGACCGAATGGAGAATGGACGGCCATTGGGTACCTTCGATTCTGCAACATTTGCTGTCAATTCCCCCTACTTCATTGCAAAAGACATCACCTTCAAG AACAAGGCACCTTTGCCACCATCAGGAGCTCTAGGAAAGCAAGCAGTGGCGCTGCGAATATCGGCAGACACGGCAGCCTTTATAAGTTGCAAGTTCATCGGAGCACAAGACACCCTGTATGATCACATTGGGAGGCACTACTTCAAGAAATGCTACATTGAAGGTTCCGTGGATTTCATATTCGGAAACGGGCTCTCTCTCTATGAGGATTGCCATTTGCACGCTGTAACAAATAGCTTTGGAGCCTTGACTGCGCAGAAGAGGCAGAGCTTCCTTGAGGAAACAGGCTTCTCCTTTGTCAGCTGCAAGGTCACCGGGTCAGGTGCCCTCTTCTTGGGCAGAGCATGGGGCAATTTCTCCAGGGTGGTCTTTGCTTACACTTTCATGGACAAGATCATCACCCCTAGAGGATGGTATGATTGGGGGGACAAGAGCAGACAGAT GACTGTGTTTTTTGGCCAGTACAAGTGCTCAGGACCAGGAGCTGATTTTGGAGGAAGAGTCGCGTGGTCCAGGGAGCTGACTGATCAACAGGCCAAGCCATTCATCTCAATTGGCTTCATCGACGGCCATGAATGGCTTCTTAATTCATAA